Below is a genomic region from Aromatoleum aromaticum EbN1.
GTTTTCCAGAGGTCTGAATCAACCGACTTCTGGATCAGTGTGTTGCCAATAGACCCAAAAACAACCACATCCCCACGAACGCCCGCAGCCCAAATTTTCGGAAGCCGCTTGCCTTCGTTCGGGTGAAACAGCACATGAAACTCCATGCCGGCCTCCCCTAGAACCAAGAGTCAACGTCTTCCTCTTCATCAACGGGCCCTCGCTCCGGCATGTCCACTGCGCTTGCCATCTCTGCTATGGACACGACTACAGCCTCGGTAGGCGTAGGCGCTTCGGTGCCCTGATGCGCCTCATCCTGCTCAGGCAGGAGGTCGGTTGCCTTGACGAACAAATCTTCGCCAAGGTTTTCGCCTTCAGCCAGAAGTCGCGCGGGGTCTTGGAGGAATGCGATCACCACCCCGATGTTCAGGGCTTCCTCACCCCGATAAGGCCCGTCAGGAGGCAGTCGGCTTAACAAGCCGTCGACCAACCCTGGAACAGCAGCCAAGGACGGATGAAGAAAGCCAAACGACCCCGCTTTCTTCGCAACCCGCCGAATCACATTGAGGGTGTCTCGAGTGTAGCGATGACCACTCCCTAGTGAATCCCTGAGGTCTTGGGCCATCTCGGAAGCAACCTGCCCGGGTAGAGAGTCGAGCTCGCGCTCGAGCCCGGTTTCCCGAATCTCCTCCGGTAGCTGATAGAGCACGCATGACGCACGCAGAACTTCACGCACGGCAGTGTCAGCAGGCGCAGCGCCGCGGATGTCTTCCGCATCCAATGGGTGCGCGATGCATTGCGCGTCCACCAGATCCCGGTACTCTGCGCAAAAATCCACCGCAGCGTCCTCGTACTGCTGGACCAGTCGCTTGAACTCTTCATCGGCCGCATCTGCACGATCAAGAGGGACCAGCCAAGCGCCCAACGCCTCAAGCTTGGTTCCGTACTTCCTGGCGCAGGTGAACATCTCGCGCTTGAGCCGCTGAAACGGGTTCAGCTTCTTCGGGTTGAACAGAACAACCCCCTTCTTCTCTACCTTAGCCCCCTCGCGGAGGGTTGAGATTTCCCGGACAGCGGAGAGCTGCCTGGCGCTGTAGTTGAGCAAAACGCAACTTTTCAGGACTTCCATGATGATTTCTCCTTGATTGAGACTGCGCAGAGGTAATGCGCCAAGGAGAGGCATAAAAAAACCGGCACGCCTCCGAAGAAGACGTACCGGTTTGGGTGGGGTCAGAAGAGCGAGCTCTGCAACTGTTTTACACGCTCATCCTCCTTGCTCTCACGAAGCTGAGAAAGCCTGGAATCGGACAGAAAAGCTTCCTGAACAGGCTCGGAGACTTGATCCCATGCGGCCGACGCCTCGAGCAACTGCGTGACATCGACGAACGGGCCGCTGATACCCCTAAGCCGCTTGTAGGCCGTTCGGCGCAGCGCCTTATCGTGGTTGAGAACCTGGCGCGCAGAGAGCTTTACCAAACCGTACTGGAGGTACCACCGATAGGCGATCCCACGCGTGTCTGTCTGCCTGCTCCGGTATCGCTCAACTATGTCTTCCGCCTCGAAGTAGAAGAACATGGCAAGAGACTCAGGATCGATGAAAAAACCGTCCTCTGATACGAGGTCGCCCCAGGAGCTAACTGCATCCTTCTTGCCGTACGCCTTCACTGGCAAACAGTCCTCGAGCATTGCAGCCACGAACGGCTCACGTATGCCGGCCCAGTGGTCACCGCAGGCCTCTGCCCAGTCCTCCCCAACTTCAAGAAAATGCGGCTGAGGTCTGTCGGCGGACAAGACTTCTACCGCCTCTGGTACAGGAAAGCGCCGCCCTCCGTGCCAGATATCCAGATAGTCAGCGATCGCAGCAAAGCCGTCGAAATGACCATCGCGGCTCCAGAGCAAGTCAACGCAAACCGCCGCATCCGGCGGGATCAAGCGGAACCGCGGCTCAATCCCCTGCGCCTGCGCTGCCTCAGCCTCCTCAACATCGAGCGTCACGGCATACCGATAGATCCGTCGCATCTCTTCTGGACTGAACACGTCAGGTCGTATCGCGATGTGACTTTTGCGTATCGTCCTGCCAACCCAAAGACGGCGCCCCATGTCATGCTGGATCGCCATCAGATAGTTGCGAAGCCTGCCCAGGCCACGCATGAAGGCATAGTCCGGATCGCTGCTGAGCAGGTTATCCATGCTACTGTCGTTCTGGACAACCGTGCACAGCGCGCATCCGAAACGCGCTCCGCAATTCTTCCCCTTCTTGTCACCCTCCATGATGGAATCGTTTACGACGGCGCAGGACGTGGGCCCGGCATCTCGATAGGCTGTTAGCACTTCCTGAGCGTCGGTATAGGACTCAATGATTCCCGCCCCGCACAGTCCGAGCAGCTCAAAGACAGCATCCGTATCCCAATCAGCGATCGGCGACAGAACCAGCTCTCCGTCCTTGTTTCTGACCGGAGTCACAGATGAGTCGCCTCGTTTGAGCATCCTCGCTCCCCTTCTGGCGGATTCTGACCTTCTGGTGCCTGTGCAGACGACAACTTCCTTTTCATCTCCAAGCTCCTCGAAGATAGCGAGCCTGAGTTTGCGACTTGGCTCACACTTCCACGCGACACTGCAATCCGCATTCAGTCCCGGATAGGAAGGAAGTGCTCGCCCTCCGCAGATCCGCGGCCCCCAACTATCCAGCAACTCTGGCTGCGCCACATGCACCTGAACATCCAGCCCCTGACGAGCCGCATAGGCTTCGATCTTCCTCATCTCACACCGCGCTAACTCAGCGATAAGCGGGTTCTCGACGCCCGTATTGGAATGGCAGACCGCAATTCGTGGATTGCGCCCCTCCTGCTTTGCTTGAATCCCCGCCATGAACGTCAGCATCATCAGCGCCGATGAGTCCTTCCCGCTCGAGAACGCGACAAGTACGGGATGACCATGATCGAAAAGCTGCTTGATGGAGGCGATCGACCCCGCCATCAATTCATCCAGGGATGCCTCCTTACGTACAACTTGTGCTGTAAACAGATCCATTTCCTTGCCTCCTGTGACGTTTAACTGCAAAGGAGGGATGCAGGACCGGTATTACGAAAACGAAAGCGTTTTTTGCGCAAAAAAATACCGCTTCTTGAGGAAGCGGTACGTGATGTCTTGGCATTTACTTCGAGAGCGGGGCTTTAATCTCCTGCCAAATGGCGTCGGCCCGGTCAAAGAGCTCTTCGACTTCGACCTCCGTGAGGTCCATCGACTGGCATAGTGCTTCGATGTCGATCTCTTGCGTAGCCATAATTTCTGAAATCAGTCGAGGAAATTGAATCGCATTATCCTTCCAGTTGCTTCTCATCTCTTTTCTCCTTGAAAAAAGCCGCCCTCTCCTGCGTTGATGGAGAGAGCGACCGTTTTACCCAATTAAAACATGCTATGCCGCCTGCTTTACCTGATAGCCGAATCTCCCCCAGGCCTCAGGGTCGATCATTAGAGGCGAGCTTCTGTCGGTCGCAAGATTGACAAAAACGCCGTGTGCCTCAAGGCGCGCGAGGCGGAACAGCTTCCATAGAAGGTTGAGCGCATGAAGGGCCATGGCGCGATTGATGAACAACGACTGTTTTTCCAGCGCATCGGCAAGTGAACAGCTCGGTTGGTCATCTGTCTGATCCAGCCTCTCATCGACAGCCTCAGGCAACAGATCGGCAACGGTCGGCAACCGAAGCCGTTTCTTTCCGTGCCAAGTAACGTAATGTCCCTCCCCGATTTCACCGAGGATGACTTGACCGTCGTTCTGGTTGTTTCCGATATCCAACCAGTAGCCATAGCCGAAGGTTGATGCGATGGCTTTTCTGGCAAGCCGGTTATCGACGCACCCGATGACGAGGTCTGGTCGCATTCGCAAGCGACCCGTTCGGGAAACCCCGATGCGCTCCGGACATGCCTCCCAGTCAAGCCCGAAGGCCTGGTTGAGCCGATTGATCAGCACTGACGCCTTGTTAGCACCAATGTCTGACCACGCAAATGCTTGGCGGCCGACGTTCGATTCCGACACGGTGTCGTCGTCGAATGCGGTAACGTGAAGGCCGGCTGGATGACCAAGCGCAAGCAGGGCCGTATGCAACTGCACAAGGCCATTGATGACATGACTCCCAGTGCCGCCAGCGCCGACTACGACGATTCGTACTTTTCGCTGCAACAGGTCCGGGATGATGAAGTGCTCCATCTTTCTCTCCATGTGTGTAACTGCATAGAGGGAATGCCGGAGCGTAGGGCGTAAAAAAGCCACCCCTCGATCACGAGAGGTGGCTGGTTTTGATCGGTTCGATACTGGCTTCACACCAGAGCATCGACCATGCTTCGCGTTCGCTCAACAGGCACTGGCTCGAACGTCAGGCCATCGACTGCTGAAGCGAGTTGCATCGGAACGAACATCCCCATCAGGCAGAACCGTTGTGCTGTGACCACCCTCTGGTCACAACGACCTAACACGATGGAAAGCTTCACCTCTCCTCGATCGTCAAAGTCATCTGTGCCAGAAAAGAACGCCGACGATGCCCCGTGCGAGTGAAGATCCACCACCAAATGCTCGCTCTCGTCCAGGCGTGGCCTGTCGAAGTGGATGCGAGAGGCCGAGGCTTCGCGCACGCCAACTTCTCGGAAGGCGAACTGGTTGCTGACCTCGTTCCATGTGATCCAGCCAGCCGCCTCGAGTGGGCAGCTTTCTCGCGCAATTCCGGCAAAACGCTCGAAGAGCGAAAGCGGGATTGGCGGGCAGAGCCACTCCAAACAAGCAGTGACCACGCCGTATGGTTTCACAACAGGCGATGGCTGCGTGAGCTGGACCCGCGCATACATCCACGCGCGACGCACCTCCAACCACTCTCCGTTCTGCCCCACCAGAAAACGATGCCCCGGTTGAGATAGCGGCTCGAAGCAGCCAAACCTGGGCACCATCACAGTGGGCGTGAGCGCCTGCAACGCCATGTCACGAGGGTCCATCACAAACGCCCCCCGATCTGCGCTAGAAGATCCCTGACGGTCAGTTCTGCAGGCACCAGCACCTCTTGCGGAAAGCTCTTGAACTTCCCACTGAGCATAGCGTTCCAGAACTTCGCCGAGCCGCCCTTGTACTTCACAAGCGCGTCTTTCTCGTGGATGTTCGGATGCGAGAAGCGACTCGAGAAGAAGCTCTCCTCCCATCCAGACGGATCAGCCTGAAGGCCTGCACTTGGAAGCCGTGCAGAGCCGGCACAAATGCGGCCGCCCTTCCAGACGTTCCAGTACGGCGCCTGGTAGAGCTTGGTTCCGGGACGTGGCCGTGACCTGCCTTGAACAGCGAATACACGCCATTCCTCCTGTGTGACAGCAAACACAAGGCCGGGGTGTGGCACCTCAGCCGTCTCAAGCTTGATCTCCTTGCTTTCGAACCAGACCCGTCGTGTTTGAGGCTTCATCCACCACACGAGCCATCCAGGTCCTTGCGACAGGACATTCGGCTCGAGGAAGACAGGCCGAGCGCTTCTGGACGGGTCAAGGGAGTCAAACATTTTCCTCAAACCGTCGACCGTTGCCGGCACACCAGCTTCAATCGAAAGCTCCCCCGATGAGTCCACACCCACGCTATGCACTGAGGCATAACTTGGACGACGCTGCCCATAGAGCAGGATCGCATGCGAGGCCCGGAATGGCGCCTCTTCAGTATTAACGCTGACCTGCATTTACTCCTCCTTTACGCTCGTATGCAGCATGGCAAGCAGCTGATCGAGCGAT
It encodes:
- a CDS encoding PRTRC system protein A, which gives rise to MDPRDMALQALTPTVMVPRFGCFEPLSQPGHRFLVGQNGEWLEVRRAWMYARVQLTQPSPVVKPYGVVTACLEWLCPPIPLSLFERFAGIARESCPLEAAGWITWNEVSNQFAFREVGVREASASRIHFDRPRLDESEHLVVDLHSHGASSAFFSGTDDFDDRGEVKLSIVLGRCDQRVVTAQRFCLMGMFVPMQLASAVDGLTFEPVPVERTRSMVDALV
- a CDS encoding DUF3150 domain-containing protein; translated protein: MEVLKSCVLLNYSARQLSAVREISTLREGAKVEKKGVVLFNPKKLNPFQRLKREMFTCARKYGTKLEALGAWLVPLDRADAADEEFKRLVQQYEDAAVDFCAEYRDLVDAQCIAHPLDAEDIRGAAPADTAVREVLRASCVLYQLPEEIRETGLERELDSLPGQVASEMAQDLRDSLGSGHRYTRDTLNVIRRVAKKAGSFGFLHPSLAAVPGLVDGLLSRLPPDGPYRGEEALNIGVVIAFLQDPARLLAEGENLGEDLFVKATDLLPEQDEAHQGTEAPTPTEAVVVSIAEMASAVDMPERGPVDEEEDVDSWF
- a CDS encoding PRTRC system protein B, whose product is MQVSVNTEEAPFRASHAILLYGQRRPSYASVHSVGVDSSGELSIEAGVPATVDGLRKMFDSLDPSRSARPVFLEPNVLSQGPGWLVWWMKPQTRRVWFESKEIKLETAEVPHPGLVFAVTQEEWRVFAVQGRSRPRPGTKLYQAPYWNVWKGGRICAGSARLPSAGLQADPSGWEESFFSSRFSHPNIHEKDALVKYKGGSAKFWNAMLSGKFKSFPQEVLVPAELTVRDLLAQIGGRL
- a CDS encoding PRTRC system ThiF family protein codes for the protein MEHFIIPDLLQRKVRIVVVGAGGTGSHVINGLVQLHTALLALGHPAGLHVTAFDDDTVSESNVGRQAFAWSDIGANKASVLINRLNQAFGLDWEACPERIGVSRTGRLRMRPDLVIGCVDNRLARKAIASTFGYGYWLDIGNNQNDGQVILGEIGEGHYVTWHGKKRLRLPTVADLLPEAVDERLDQTDDQPSCSLADALEKQSLFINRAMALHALNLLWKLFRLARLEAHGVFVNLATDRSSPLMIDPEAWGRFGYQVKQAA
- a CDS encoding phosphoadenosine phosphosulfate reductase family protein, whose protein sequence is MDLFTAQVVRKEASLDELMAGSIASIKQLFDHGHPVLVAFSSGKDSSALMMLTFMAGIQAKQEGRNPRIAVCHSNTGVENPLIAELARCEMRKIEAYAARQGLDVQVHVAQPELLDSWGPRICGGRALPSYPGLNADCSVAWKCEPSRKLRLAIFEELGDEKEVVVCTGTRRSESARRGARMLKRGDSSVTPVRNKDGELVLSPIADWDTDAVFELLGLCGAGIIESYTDAQEVLTAYRDAGPTSCAVVNDSIMEGDKKGKNCGARFGCALCTVVQNDSSMDNLLSSDPDYAFMRGLGRLRNYLMAIQHDMGRRLWVGRTIRKSHIAIRPDVFSPEEMRRIYRYAVTLDVEEAEAAQAQGIEPRFRLIPPDAAVCVDLLWSRDGHFDGFAAIADYLDIWHGGRRFPVPEAVEVLSADRPQPHFLEVGEDWAEACGDHWAGIREPFVAAMLEDCLPVKAYGKKDAVSSWGDLVSEDGFFIDPESLAMFFYFEAEDIVERYRSRQTDTRGIAYRWYLQYGLVKLSARQVLNHDKALRRTAYKRLRGISGPFVDVTQLLEASAAWDQVSEPVQEAFLSDSRLSQLRESKEDERVKQLQSSLF